The segment TTCTTTTCAGCATTGGTAGCTGTTGAAGAAGATGCCAACTTGTTGGCGGAGATTACGGCTCAGGAGCCTAAGATAGTTGCTTGTCAGATAGAGCCAGATGATTTTAAGCTAATTGGTCGTACGGATCTGATTGTGATTTCGCATTTATTGCAATCCCTGGGGGCATGGCTGGAAACTCCTGAAGAACGGAACCACCAACGCATGGCTTTTTTAAATCATTATTATGGCTCTCTGGAAACGGAAGGTGCCTTACTCTTTTTACAGAATCGTCCTCAGAATAATTATAAGCAATTGCTTGAATTCTTATCCTGTACACCGTCTCAGGAGTCACAGATGCTTTTTGAGCAGATTAATAAGCAATATACTACAGAACACTACTTATTTCCTGTAGAAATCTATACGCAACGTGCTGAAGATATGATACAGGCCTTGAGTTATCTGCTATTAGATAATAATATAGACTGGACTGAAAAAGCAATCTCTTTGCAAACCTATGTAAAGACCTTGCTACAGTTAGATGGCAATTATTATTTCAATTATGAAGGCGAAATAACCATTATGCGTAAAAAAGCCTGATTAGCTTCGAAGTGTAAAATGTTGCACAGGTTGCTTCTTTCTAAAGAAAACAATCCCGATGTAAAATAAATCAACTGTAAGTATGACTGATGGATGTTTTTTGATTTGTTGCCAGGCCTGCTGCATTTCGTCTGACCAATAGATATCATCGAAGACAAATACTGAATTTTCATGCGATTTCCGCAGACATTGCTCAAAATAGCGTAAGGTAGGCTCTAACCGATGATTCGCATCAAAGAAAACAAAATCCAGCCTTTCAATTTTTTTCAATGTTTCTTCTAATGTCTCATCAATGTTTCCAACCACAGATTGAATGTGAGAGCAATTGAGTTTTTCGAACCGTTGCCGGGATAAAGCTGCCAGTCCCGGATCTCCTTCAAATGTATATAGTTGCGCATGTTTACATCCGTGAGCCAGATAAAGTGTGGTAGTACCTAAACAAGTACCCAGATCAAAAATGGTAGAAGGTTGAAAGTAGTTTACTAGTCTGAATAGAAGTTGTGCCAGACTGGGAGATTTCTCTGAATGACGGGCTAAATCTCTGATTTTACGCTGCTTAGAGGCATTTACTCTTGATCCTGCTCCAAAATCCCTGATTGTGATACTTTCCTGAGAAGTTAAAAGATCCATTCTGGAGTCTTCCAGCGTTTCAAAACAGTAATAGGGTTTGGTATTGCGTATAACCTGATTGTAAAGCTGAAAGACGAATGGAGAATGAATGGCATGCGCATTCCCGGAACGTAACCAGAATTGCAGATATCGTAAAAAAATCAAAACAGAGAATATATTAAATGCTAAAGAATATAAGGTGCAAAGAAATTAAATTTTAGCATTTATACCTAGTTAAGACGATAGGGAACTACCATCGTAAATTCTGGAATACGAACCCGGAATTGTTTGCCATCTACAATTCGTTCCATCAGATACGTTCCTTTCATTTTACCAATATTGGTTTTTAGATTACAACCAGATACATATTCATGAGTCTCTCCTGGCTCTAATACTGGTTGCAGACCAATTACTCCTTCTCCTTCTACCTCGCGGATAGATCCGTTGGAATCATGAATATGCCAGTGACGGCGAAGCAATTGTACTGTGTATTCGCTACAATTTTCAATACTGATTTTGTAGGTAAACACATAATGCTCCTGAGCCGGGCTTGAATATTCAGGTTGGTATTCGGTTGCTACCGTAACTTTTACACCTTCCGTAATTTCAGTAACCATATTTCTATTGTTTCGTATTTACTTCAAAAACGGTTAAATATACACATTTGTTTTTTATTTTCGTAAATCTCCATCCTAAAAACTCTTCGCTATAGTTTCTCACAACAAAAAAGATACTATTTTCGGGTGTTTATTAAGATACGTTACTTTAACTTTTATTTTTAACTATTTTGACCTATGGACGTTAAGCTTGAACCTTCCTGGAAAAGCCATTTAGAAGCAGAATTTACAAAACCTTATTTTACAAAGCTGACTAACTTTGTAAAGGATGAATATGCCAACCACACTATTTATCCTGCTGGAAATAAAATATTTTATGCATTTGAAGCCACTCCATTTGACAAAGTAGAGGTAGTGTTATTAGGACAAGATCCTTATCATGGAGCTGGACAGGCTCATGGACTTTCCTTTTCTGTAAATGATGGTGTTACAACGCCTCCATCTTTACATAATATATACAAAGAAATAAGAGACGATCTGGGAAAACCCATTCCTAAATCGGGTAATCTAACACGTTGGGCAGAGCAAGGTGTATTATTGCTAAACGCCACATTGACTGTACGAGCTAATACAGCGGGATCACATCAGAAAAAAGGGTGGGAAGAATTTACAGATGCTGCTATAAAAGCTCTGTCAGACCAGAAAGAAAATCTTGTATTTCTTTTATGGGGGGCTTATGCACAGAAGAAAGGAGCTATTATAGATGCATCCAAACACTTGGTGTTAAAGGCTGCTCACCCATCGCCGTTTGCTGCTGATAAGGGCTTTTTTGGCTGTAAACACTTCAGTCAGGCCAATGCCTATTTAAAAGAGCATGGTAAGAAGGAGATAGATTGGTAAAATGGCATTGTTTTTGGTCTGACTAAATTTGTGAGGCCAAAACAACACTCAATTTAATAGTATACACTATACATGGAAAACAAAAATTTAACCCTTGTAAGATCTTTTATTCGAAACCACCGCTATCGTCTTCTGATGGTAGGATTGCTATTTATGTATAGCTGTAATCTACTGGATGAGGAAGTTCTGAATTCCAGAAAAGCATTTATTGGTAGTTACACTATCCAGCAGAAATGTGGGAGTTCTCAGGATTCCTATACTCTGAGAATTACAGAAGGGTCATCCAATAGTGAAATATTGTTATCAAATGTTGAGCCATTCGGAGATGAAATTATTGCTACTGTATCTGGTAACATTTTGACTATATCCTCTCAAAGTGTTCGTTTAAAGGGGCAAACTTCTTCTGCCACAGTTTCCGGATCAGGTACACTTACAGATGGAAGTATCATTGAGATTAACTTTGAGTATGACTTTGGTGGAACTACCAGTTGTGGTGCCAATGGGTATAAACTATAAATTGGAAAAGCATTCTACTCCATAATTAGTTATCGGAGTGGAATGCTTTTGTCTTACTAACTATTCGGAAAATACATTTTTTTTAGTTTGACATATTCAGAATAGGTCGATCCTGAACGAACTGACCGGAGCAGATCTTCTTCTTTTCGCAACGCAGAATACTCTAATTTACGGCTCTGGAATGCCTTTTTCAACCACTGGATTGCTTCCTGTGGTTTATTTTGTTCAGATGCCAGACAAGCCATTCCCAATAATACAAATCCATCAATTTTATTCAGACTATAGGCTTTCTGTAGATGTTTGGCAGCTGCATTGGTTTGTTTTTTATGTAAATGTGCTAAACCATAGTAGGTGTAAAACTTAGGATTAACCTCATTGGGATTTTTTACAGCGTAAAGAATAAAATCCTGTAATGCCTCTTCTATTTTGTTCTGATGATAAAAGCTAACGCCCCGCAGGTAGCGTGTGTCTTTAATGGTTTGTTCATTATCCAGTGCCAGAACCTGGGTAAATGCTACAATGGCATCATTGTATTTCTCTGCCTTTAATGCCGACATACCATAGGTATATTGGTACGGCAAATAATTGGGTTTTTGTCGCACTGCTCTACTTAATGCTTCTGCGGCATTCGTATATTGTTTTAAGGCCTGATAGGCAATACCTCGCTGATAATAGGCTTCTGCATATAATGGATCGTAGGTAAGGGACTGATCTGCACTTTGTACAGCATTTGCATAGGCCTGTAACTGATTCTGGCATTTAGCCACCTCTGCATACAATTCTGCCAGATTTTGTTTGAGAGAAGCATCTACCTGCATTTTTTTCTGCTGATTCTGATAAACAGGTAAAAGCACCTCTATCAACCGCTGATAATTAGCAGTAGCCTGAGTAATCTGATTCATGGCTAAAAGGACATCTCCTATGCTTTTGTAAACATCCAGATAGGTGTTGTTATATTGCAGGGCAGTATTAAAGTTTGCAAGAGCTTCTTTATTTTGTTTTAATTGCATCAGAGCAAGTCCTTTTTTATAGTACCCTTCACTGTTACGGCTATTGGCGAGAGTGGCTGTATTGTAATATTCCAGTGCCTTTTTATAGTCCTTTTTTTCATAATAGGAATCACCACGGGAAATCCAGACACTGTTATTGTTAGGATCTAATGCTAATGCCAGTGTAAACATATTATCTGATTTTTTGGTATCGCGGTTACGAAGGGCTGTCGCACCTATATTATGGTATTCATTACTTTTTGCTCGTAGAAAACGTACTGTGAGACTATCTGCACCTCCCAGTTTTTGTGCTTTCCGGAAATCTGCTGCTGCTTCGTCAATTTTTTGCTGATCTGCAAATGCAATACCTCGTTGATAGTAGGCTTCTGTATAGGTTACATTGAGATTCAAGGCTTGTGTATAGCTGCGTCGGGCCGCCTCAAGATCATGATTCCGATATTCAAGCAAACCTTTTTGCAAATGATACAACGGATTGTTTGGTGCAAGCTGAATAGCCTTGTCGTAATCTGCTACTGCTTGTTTGGTTAAGCCTAGTTGTTCTTTGAGACGTGCTTTCTTTAGATAATACTTGGCTTCATTAGGAAAGATTCGGGTGGTAATATAATCATAATCTATAACAGCCTTGTCTAACTCTTTGCGGTTTTCATAGTAAGTTGCACGAGTCAGGTATGCATCCAGATACAGAGGGTCTAGCTGGATGGCTTCTGAAAAGTCATCCAGTGCTTTGGTGTATGCATTACGTTGGGAAGACCGAACATAACATTGTGCGCGCAACAGATACAAATCCGGATAGTCTTTAATTATTTTCTGTTTGTTTTTCTGACGGATAAGTTCATCACAATCGTTGATGGCTTCTGCAATATGGCCCGTCTCTATTTTGGTACGTATCGGTACAATTTCACTGATACGGTTGGTAAGCAAACTGATTTGTGGTTGAATACGGGCTGATGCTTCAGGCTGAGCTTCAAGTGCTTTTCTATAATAAGTTAACGCATCGTCGTAACTGCGACTTTTTTGATAGAGTTCTGCTGTTTGGATAAGAGTCTCTAATCGATTCTTGAAATCCCGTTCAATTTTCTGAATCTGAAGACGAGGCAGAGGTGCAAAACTATTGTATTCAATGGCTTTGTGATAGGCATCTAAGGCAGTCTGATAATCATTGTTCTCCATTGCTGTATTGGCAATACGTATAGCGTCATTATAGGCTGCTTCTTTTGCCTTTTTTTCTTCTTCTGCACGTGCCAGTGCTACTTTGTCTACAGCTTCTTTGACTGCAATCTGGTTATCAGAAGCTTCTTTATTGCCCAACACAATGGGTTGATCTTCACCACTGGTCACAATGACATTATTCTCTTTTGTATCAAATGGTTTCTTGGGATCGTAAAACGTAATGCCATAAATAAAGGCTTTCCACCGGTTGCCATTTTTCTCAGCCCGGATGGTTGCCTGGCGTGTCTGAAGTTTGTAGGGAGAACTTTTTTTTGTGTTCTGGCCTTTGAATTCACAGTCAAATACGAGTTTCACATAATAATAATCTTTCTTTTTTACATCAGAAACCCGGATATTAGAAAAAATAATGGAAGGATCAATACTCTTGCTATAGTAGATATCGAGGGTATGAATGTATTTATCTACAGGTAGATCTTTAGTCTTATTCAGATGGAAGTCGGGATCGGTATCATCTTCTATGACAACTGTTTTATCATAGAAGATCTGGTTGCGGGCGTTGGGAGTATAACTTTTCTCAATTACATCTGCCAATTCGTTAGGGGCATTGTCAGAAAAAGTTACAAAGTTGAGCAATTGCTCTAGTTCGCTGATTGCATTCTTGGCCTGATAACTGATTTCGCCGGTTTCTTTGACACTCAGCTTAGTCTGAGCTGTAGAACAGACCGAAAATAAATAAAAGGGAATAAGGAGTATATAGAATAAATACTTCATACCTGGTTATGTAAATGGTTTCTTGTATACCTTCATTCAGAAAGTATGCTGGAAATAAAACAGCCTTTGACTGCAGATATACCGGATAATGATCAAAAGTATACAAAATAGTATACCTGACAATTTCTTTGTGCTTACGTTACAATATAAAATAGAACTAATCATTACCTTACTAGTTCATTCATAGAGTCTTCGGAATAAAATATTTTTCAACCTACAGATTACTTGTTGCATACCAATATGTTAAAAAAAGTACCGTTCCTCATTTTTATTTTTTGTATCACAGTCAACTGTTCGTGGGCACAACAGCTACTTGGAATCTCCAATAGTAATTATGCAGGTGTAAATGGCCTCTATCTGAATCCTTCATCTATTGCAGATTCCCGTTACGGTTTTCATCTCAATCTGGTTACAGTGCAGGGAAGTATAACCAATAACTATTACAGATACGATTCGCCCTATTCATTGCTGAAGCTAGGTATTGAACGGTTTAAAGAACCCTATAATCTACAGCCAGAGTATTATACAGATGCCAATAATAATCATACAAAGATGTTTAACATCCGAGCTAATGTATACCTGCCTTCTTTGATGATTAAGCTAAGCCCCAGGCATAGCATTGCAGTGACTAACAGAATGCGGGGAAGTTTTGAGGCTACCAATCTAACCTCCTTTGTAGCAGAAGATTTTAAAAATAACAATCTGACTCTGTTAAGCTTACTAAGCAATGGGAGCTTGTTACGGATTAATACCAATATGTTTCGGGAAACGGGTCTGACATATGCCCGTGAAATATGGTCGGAAGGAAAACATTACCTGAAAGGTGGTATTACACTTAAATATCTTCAGGGAATTTATTCATCCAGTCTGTATTCCAATACACTTCAGTCGCAGTTCTCTACTGTAAATAATGAACCGGTGCTACATGTCATCAATGCAGATATTGGTTATCACTATAGCCAGGCGGAAGGTTACCCTCCTGTAGATGAATTTGTAGATGCAGCCTTATGGAAGACAAAAAATGGAAAAGGCTTAGGTGCAGATATTGGATTTACCTATGAGTATAGACCAGATGTAGAGAAGTATCGCTATAAGATGGATGGGAAGGATGAACTGGATGGATTACAAAATAAATACAAATATCGTATAGGTATTTCTCTTCTCGATATTGGAGGGCTTCGATACAATACCAATTACAATGATTCTACTGCATCTGCATCCTATACTATTAGACGGACAGATGTAGATTTATCACAACAGGAGCTGGAAAATTCTACACTGGATAATTTTTACCCCGTATTGAACCGAGGACTTGCCGTGGGCAATGGTGACCAGAAAAACGGATTCCGGACCAAGTTACCTACAGCTTTGCATCTGAACTTTGATTATAAGATAAAAGACAAGTTATATGTAAATGCTGCCTGGATTCAGTCACTGCGTACCCGAAAGGCGATAGGAATGCGATACAATTCTCAGTTTGCCGTTACCCCACGTTTTGAAACAAAACATTTTGAGTTTGCATTGCCACTGGCGTTGATAAATGACTACCAACAGGTTACACTAGGAGCCATGATGCGGGTAGGTTCATTCTTTTTTATTGGATCAGACAATTTACCTGGATTGGTCAATCTGGGACGCCCGTACGGAATGGATGTGTATGCAGGGATTATCATTGCAGGTTTGCATCATAAGAAGAAAGACAAGGACAATGATGGTGTTTCTGATAAGCTGGATATCTGTCCGAATTTTCCGGGTGTATGGGAATTTAAAGGATGTCCTGATACAGATGGGGATGGCATTGAAGATAAAGTGGATAAATGTCCTACAGAGCCCGGTAGTAAGGAAATGGGTGGTTGTCCGGATCGGGATGGCGACAGGATCATGGATTCTCAGGATCGTTGCCCGGATGAGGCTGGTTTGGAAAAAAATGGAGGTTGTCCGGATTCTGATTCTGATGGTGTAATAGATAGAGAGGATGAATGCCCGTTATTGAAAGGGCCTGCAGCTTTGAAAGGGTGTCCGGATACGGATGAGGATGGTATTCCTGACAAAGATGACCGTTGTCCAAATGAAAAAGGGCAAAGTAAGTTTAACGGATGTGCCGACACTGATGGAGACAATATTGCCAATCCGGATGACGCTTGTCCGGATCAGGCTGGAACGCCTCGTTTCAATGGCTGTCCGGATCGGGATGGAGATACTGTACCGGACAAAGATGATCGTTGTCCGGATACCTATGGGTCTCCTCAGAATGCAGGTTGTCCGGTAGAAGCAAAGCCTGCTGATCCAACACGGGTAGAAATTAAGTTAACACAGGAAGAGCAGGCTGTATTGAATGAAGCATTCGATAATCTG is part of the Xanthocytophaga agilis genome and harbors:
- a CDS encoding class I SAM-dependent methyltransferase, with product MIFLRYLQFWLRSGNAHAIHSPFVFQLYNQVIRNTKPYYCFETLEDSRMDLLTSQESITIRDFGAGSRVNASKQRKIRDLARHSEKSPSLAQLLFRLVNYFQPSTIFDLGTCLGTTTLYLAHGCKHAQLYTFEGDPGLAALSRQRFEKLNCSHIQSVVGNIDETLEETLKKIERLDFVFFDANHRLEPTLRYFEQCLRKSHENSVFVFDDIYWSDEMQQAWQQIKKHPSVILTVDLFYIGIVFFRKKQPVQHFTLRS
- the apaG gene encoding Co2+/Mg2+ efflux protein ApaG codes for the protein MVTEITEGVKVTVATEYQPEYSSPAQEHYVFTYKISIENCSEYTVQLLRRHWHIHDSNGSIREVEGEGVIGLQPVLEPGETHEYVSGCNLKTNIGKMKGTYLMERIVDGKQFRVRIPEFTMVVPYRLN
- a CDS encoding tetratricopeptide repeat protein, whose amino-acid sequence is MKYLFYILLIPFYLFSVCSTAQTKLSVKETGEISYQAKNAISELEQLLNFVTFSDNAPNELADVIEKSYTPNARNQIFYDKTVVIEDDTDPDFHLNKTKDLPVDKYIHTLDIYYSKSIDPSIIFSNIRVSDVKKKDYYYVKLVFDCEFKGQNTKKSSPYKLQTRQATIRAEKNGNRWKAFIYGITFYDPKKPFDTKENNVIVTSGEDQPIVLGNKEASDNQIAVKEAVDKVALARAEEEKKAKEAAYNDAIRIANTAMENNDYQTALDAYHKAIEYNSFAPLPRLQIQKIERDFKNRLETLIQTAELYQKSRSYDDALTYYRKALEAQPEASARIQPQISLLTNRISEIVPIRTKIETGHIAEAINDCDELIRQKNKQKIIKDYPDLYLLRAQCYVRSSQRNAYTKALDDFSEAIQLDPLYLDAYLTRATYYENRKELDKAVIDYDYITTRIFPNEAKYYLKKARLKEQLGLTKQAVADYDKAIQLAPNNPLYHLQKGLLEYRNHDLEAARRSYTQALNLNVTYTEAYYQRGIAFADQQKIDEAAADFRKAQKLGGADSLTVRFLRAKSNEYHNIGATALRNRDTKKSDNMFTLALALDPNNNSVWISRGDSYYEKKDYKKALEYYNTATLANSRNSEGYYKKGLALMQLKQNKEALANFNTALQYNNTYLDVYKSIGDVLLAMNQITQATANYQRLIEVLLPVYQNQQKKMQVDASLKQNLAELYAEVAKCQNQLQAYANAVQSADQSLTYDPLYAEAYYQRGIAYQALKQYTNAAEALSRAVRQKPNYLPYQYTYGMSALKAEKYNDAIVAFTQVLALDNEQTIKDTRYLRGVSFYHQNKIEEALQDFILYAVKNPNEVNPKFYTYYGLAHLHKKQTNAAAKHLQKAYSLNKIDGFVLLGMACLASEQNKPQEAIQWLKKAFQSRKLEYSALRKEEDLLRSVRSGSTYSEYVKLKKMYFPNS
- a CDS encoding DUF5723 family protein; this encodes MLKKVPFLIFIFCITVNCSWAQQLLGISNSNYAGVNGLYLNPSSIADSRYGFHLNLVTVQGSITNNYYRYDSPYSLLKLGIERFKEPYNLQPEYYTDANNNHTKMFNIRANVYLPSLMIKLSPRHSIAVTNRMRGSFEATNLTSFVAEDFKNNNLTLLSLLSNGSLLRINTNMFRETGLTYAREIWSEGKHYLKGGITLKYLQGIYSSSLYSNTLQSQFSTVNNEPVLHVINADIGYHYSQAEGYPPVDEFVDAALWKTKNGKGLGADIGFTYEYRPDVEKYRYKMDGKDELDGLQNKYKYRIGISLLDIGGLRYNTNYNDSTASASYTIRRTDVDLSQQELENSTLDNFYPVLNRGLAVGNGDQKNGFRTKLPTALHLNFDYKIKDKLYVNAAWIQSLRTRKAIGMRYNSQFAVTPRFETKHFEFALPLALINDYQQVTLGAMMRVGSFFFIGSDNLPGLVNLGRPYGMDVYAGIIIAGLHHKKKDKDNDGVSDKLDICPNFPGVWEFKGCPDTDGDGIEDKVDKCPTEPGSKEMGGCPDRDGDRIMDSQDRCPDEAGLEKNGGCPDSDSDGVIDREDECPLLKGPAALKGCPDTDEDGIPDKDDRCPNEKGQSKFNGCADTDGDNIANPDDACPDQAGTPRFNGCPDRDGDTVPDKDDRCPDTYGSPQNAGCPVEAKPADPTRVEIKLTQEEQAVLNEAFDNLEFETGKSVIKVASYQSLDELADLLISKSTYRMLVSGHTDNVGNAATNLKLSKARADAVKKYLTRKGVKADQIITEGFGSRKPLVSNATPEGRQRNRRVEMKIIK
- the ung gene encoding uracil-DNA glycosylase yields the protein MDVKLEPSWKSHLEAEFTKPYFTKLTNFVKDEYANHTIYPAGNKIFYAFEATPFDKVEVVLLGQDPYHGAGQAHGLSFSVNDGVTTPPSLHNIYKEIRDDLGKPIPKSGNLTRWAEQGVLLLNATLTVRANTAGSHQKKGWEEFTDAAIKALSDQKENLVFLLWGAYAQKKGAIIDASKHLVLKAAHPSPFAADKGFFGCKHFSQANAYLKEHGKKEIDW